From the Dermacentor variabilis isolate Ectoservices chromosome 5, ASM5094787v1, whole genome shotgun sequence genome, the window CAAGCATGACAACGACAAATAGGATATTGTCGGACATTAAAGTGGTTGTTTAGAAAGAAAATGAACATTTTTGAAGTTGAAACAAACGACAGAAGCAACCATCAGTAGCTATGAAGTGTCTCTCATTGCTTGTTAGCTACAGATGACACACGGCATCAAAACAAAGCGACACTACAGGCAGCACATAATGCTTGCATACCTACCAACTGTAAGGTGTTTCGTCCTGAGTTACCTCCAGCACGCAATGAACTAGGCCCATGTTCATATACTGTCCCATCAGGTAGTGCAGTGGACCGAATCCAACCACCCAGGTGCCCAGTCCTTTCTATGAGCAATACCTGCAAACGTCCCACTTTGTCATTGCATGATCAAGTGCATCAGGGCGCAAGTTATACAAgcatgcagtaaaaaaaaaaagaataagaatgacAATACTAGAATGTGAACGTTGAATGAATTAGAAGTTACAAAATATTGGGCCATAAAAGCAACAAGTGATGGTCTAAGTAAGAAAACTAATTTGTAGTCATAATTTAACATTTACACTTCGGGAAACAGGCAACACTGACAAGGTTGCAATGAATTTGCTGTTTCCTTTATTGTTATGGACATCTTCACAGGTTTCAGGGCAGTATTTCTTAAACGTTTAGCCATTGCGGACCTCTAGATCCACTTGAAAGTTGTTCAGGGACCTTTCAGTGTTTCATTACATAGCTGTTCCACAAAGTAATGCAGAGAAAGAAGTCATTCTAAGGCAAATACTAGTAGCATCCCAATACATTCCATCGTGTCAGGATTAGTCTTTGTGCTCACAATCAATATGAGGAATGTGGTGCTGCTTGCAGGTACCTAGATAAATGTGCATCAGTGGCACTGAATGTGCCTCAGTGCAAACTCTAGAGGTCTGCAGCCCACAGTTTAGGAAATGCTATGTTCGGGCAGCTATCGCTAGAACAAAAAATGCTATATGATAAAGAAATTGTACGTTAAAACTATGAAAAGTATGCTCAAAACGATTGTTTTACACATGCACTGCAGGCAGGATATCATTCTTCTCTACACATTAACAAGCTAATTTAATTTCAAGCCAATAATGAGCTCCAGAATACTGTGCTGCCATTGATTTTTATCATGTGTGCCTTATGCAGTAGAACCACACTAGTATGTCATTCATTGATTAGTATGGCTAGTTTTAATGTTTCTGAATGGGAAGTCCCAGTTTTTATATCACCATCTGGTAcaacatatcatgagaagccaacaaacacttacaccaaggacaacataggggaaattacttgtgcttaataaatgtaatgaagagacgataaattaatggaaattaaagtgaatgaaaaaacaacttgccgcaggtgggaaccgaacacacAGCCTTCGCACTTcacttacttgtgcttaatgtaatgaagaaacgataaattaatggaaattaaagtggatgaaaaaacaacttgccgcaggtgggaaccgaacccacagccttcgcatttcacgtgcgatgctgtgcgaaggctgtgggttcggttcccacctgcggcaagttgttttttcatccactttaatttccattaatttatcgtttcttcattacatttattaagcagaagtaatttcccctatgttgtccttggtgtcagtgtttgttggcttctcatgatatgactaataataatcgggctcctcggttaaccccctttcttctcgttcatctgGTACAACAGTCATTTACCTATTTCCCAGGTATTTATCCGCAATCTTGAGAGTGCACTTATGGTATTCAACTGCCACTTTTTCCAGACAATAATGAGAACTTTCAATTCAGGTGGGCCGGTATAATGTAGCAATTCCTTTGATGTCATCCACCATTTAAGACCAACCGATCCTGGCAATTCCATACAACCAGCACAAGGTGAATTTGATTCAAGGGACTTTGAGAAGCAGCAGGCTTTAGGTTTAGACAAAACTGAGAGATAGTGTCCATGATGAATGACAGAGCTAATTGCTGAATGAAGAATGAATGGATTGCTTAAGTAATGTCAGTGGAGGAATGAAAATACAATACCATAAACCAGTATATGGGACTATCATAGCAGGGAGGTGTTCTCTTTCTTGGTATGCATTCAACATCTGCCAATTGACACAACTGAGTGCGCTTTGCTGCTTGAAGTCGATTCATACTATAGCTGGCTCGTTTTGGTCATACCGAGTGCCACAGTTCCTACGTTAAAAGGCTGTGCTTTTAAACTACGACTATCACAGATCGAGTCAACATACTGAATACTTAGTGTTATCGCGTTTTTGTGGGCCACGGACCTATAAAACGCTGCTGCTAATATTCCCTCTTTAGCGCATGTATACGTGAATATGATTCATTCGGTGGTTATATATGCAAGTAGAACTCATTTCGCTCGTTTATTTTCTTGTGCACTGACAAGTTGATTGAGACATTCATTCACAGATAGCACGAACGTGTCTCACTTTTTTCACGGCTTCCTTCCCAAGAGTGGAAAGGTAGTATGCCGTGGTGAGGCCACTGATTCCACCGCCGAGAACGACGACTGTTGCCATTTTGTGAGCTTTCCTGCAATGAATAAAGCGTAATATGAATTCAACTTGAACGTTTATTCCCACAGTCCCCTTCTCCGTAGTCAAGCCACAGGCTGAAGACATATTGAACCACTGGACGATAACTAAGAACGCGAGTCTCTAATCATTTACGAGATTTAAAGGTCGTTCGGGGACAGATGAATTAGTGACCCGAAAAATTCACTTCAATGACAACTCTGATGCACCCTTTAACTAGCGTAGCGTTGATACAGTTACAAAAAGTCCGCCTTGCACGAGCGCATGCCCAcaggtaaaacaaaacaaacccgTACCTCGTGACTAACACATGGGCAACAGTATGGGCAACAGATACGCACGCGCTCAAAGTGCATTCACACCCACAAGACTGGCACACATGCTGGCACACGTGCGCCTACGTGCATTCGGTCATGCCGCCGTACatctatttttttgttttgtttttgtggaCAGAACTTTATAAAACTGTTGCGCTAGCTGTCAATATATATTATGTTGTACTTATTGTACTTACTTAAGTGTACTTATTGTATGCTGGAGTAATATATAAAAACTATCACTTTAATGTCTAAGTGCGTGGGAGCACTAGCGCGCCATTAGTGGTGCCCATATTTGGTTAAAATCAGCCCGAAGAGCAAGCCTGCGCTGTAGCAGCGGCCGCCGGCTCAAACGGCGCTCGCGCATGCGCATACTTCACGTTTTGCTCCCGGCGGCGTGATTCTTTGACGCGCCTACTACCACTTCATTCATTTTCAGTCAAGGGCTCTCCGAACCCTTGTTTACAAACGTAGAAAGATGATGCAGGCACCGATCATTCTGCTCAAAGAAGGCACAGAGAATTCCCAAGGGAAGCCGCAGGTAATCAGTAACATCAATGCATGTCAAGCGATAGCTGACGCTGTTAGGACTACGCTTGGCCCTCGTGGGATGGACAAGCTCATTGTCGATAGTTCTGGAAAGACGACCATTTCCAACGATGGTGCTACGATTATGAAGCAGCTCGACATCGTTCATCCGGCCGCCAGGACGCTGACGGATATCGCCAAGTCTCAAGACTCCGAAGTGGGCGACGGTACGACGACGGTCGTACTTTTGGCAAGCGAGTTCCTCAAGCAGTGCAAGCCTTACGTCGAAGAGAGCATCCATCCTCAAGTAATCATTCGCAGCTTGAGAAAAGCAGTCGAGCTAGCAGTGGCCAAAATTCGCGAGATCGCCGTTACCGTTCAGAAGGGCAAAGAACAGCGCGAGCTCCTCGAACGCTGTGCCATGACAACGCTCGGCTCCAAGCTGATCGCCGGCCAGAAAGAGTTCTTTGCTCGGATGGTGGTGGAAGCCGTCATGCAGTTGGACGAATTGCTGCCGCTCAACATGATTGGCATCAAGAAGGTGCAGGGAGGTGCTCTTGAGGACTCTATGCTCGTGTCGGGCGTTGCCTTCAAGAAGACCTTCTCGTACGCGGGTTTCGAGATGCAGCCCAAGAAATACGAGAACCCAAAGATCGCGCTCCTCAATATCGAGCTGGAGCTGAAGGCTGAGCGCGACAATGCCGAGGTGCGTGTGCAAAGCGTTCAGGAGTACCAGAACGTCGTGGACGCCGAGTGGGAAGTGCTGTACGAGAAGCTGCGCAAGATTCACGAGAGCGGGGCGCGGGTCGTCCTCTCCAAGTTGCCCATCGGCGACGTGGCCACGCAGTTCTTCGCCGACAGGGACATGTTCTGTGCGGGCCGGGTGACGGACGAAGACCTGCGGCGTACGGCCAAGGCATGCGGCGGCGCCATCCTTTCGACGGTGTTTGACCTGCAGGAATCCAACCTGGGCAGCTGCGCGCTGCTTGAGGAGATCCAAATCGGCGGCGAACGTTACAATCTCTTCACGGGCTGCCCACAAACGCGTACCGTTACCATCATCCTCCGTGGCGGCGCGGAGCAGTTCATCGACGAAACAGAGAGGTCTCTGCATGACGCCATCATGATTGTGCGCCGTGCACTGAAAAACGACGCTGTTGTAGCAGGCGGCGGTGCCATCGAGATGGAGCTGTCCAAGCATCTGCGGGACTATTCGCGTTCCGTGGCCGGCAAGGAGCAACTTCTGGTAGCTGCCATGGCAAAGGCGCTCGAGGTGATCCCAAGACAGCTGTGCGACAATGCTGGCATCGATGCCACCACGTTGCTAAACAAGCTGCGACAGCGACATGCCGCTGGCGACATTTGGGCGGGTGTCGACATTCTGCAAGGTGACGTCGTGGATAACTTGAAGGCCTGTGTATGGGAGCCAGCTGTGGTCAAGATAAATGCCCTGGTAGCAGCCACTGAAGCAGCTTGCCTTGTCCTCTCGGTGGATGAAACGATCAAAGCACCCAAGTCTGGGGGCGATGACGAGGGTCGTGGAAGGCCCTTCTgaacttttccttctttttccttgCCTGACCATCAATAAAGTTGTGTTAACTTTGTATCCCTGTTTATGTGTCTTCTTTTTAGTGACGAAAACCTTTAACAGATATGTGCAAACTCATAGTATATTTGTAGTATCAAGGGCAGTGTCAGCAGAGTattagtagttgtagtagtagcagCAAACTTTAATGTTAGAGAGAAAACCCTTTATGAACCAAAAGAATTTTTCATACACAGTAATTCTTGTAAGACTATAAATTGGACATGATTCCACCAAATCTTTTAAGGAAGGACACAGTGCAAGCAATGACTCGATAAAAAACATGTTTGTACTTTGTGTTTTTTATTCAAGGTAACGGCAAAATATATTGttaggtttgaaaaaaaaaaaccaataaaCTTTCTCTACCTAATCGGTGCTTCCTTTGGAGATGACCAGTTCGCAACCTGTGCTTGTCCAGGGACAAATGAACATAGTGTTGCATGTCAAACGCCCTTAAAATGTTTACTTCACATCCTTTCAAACTTGCTGAAAGATGAGCATACACATGCGAAGGCTATGAAAATTACCATGTGGACAAGTAAAAGGTGGCTACACCACGCTAAAGTTTCGACATGAGGCCAGGACACTACACTATAAAATGCTTATTAACTGTCGCAGTACGGGAATAAAGGCGCTGAAGGGGTACCATTTGTGCCCTTTGAGCATACAGAGTATGAATACTTTCATGCTGCTAGCTTGAGCATTACGAGCACTCACATTAGCATTCCTATTAATGAGCTGTGTGCATAAGACTTGAAGCACTGTTTCCTGCAATAGAAACATTGAAGCCATGCCTGCTGAGCTCGGTAGAAAATATTTACAATTTGAGTAACTTGAACACGCATTCAAATGGGTGATGCTGGATGGCTGCTATGAGCAGCAACAGGCCAGTGTCAGTTAACAATGCCTGTAAAAGAAATCGTCAAAATGCTCTACTCCTGAGCAGTGAGAAACTCGCAGCAATTTGCGGTGGCACAAGGATGACTTGTGAAGCATCAGGTCAAGTTGATGGATACTGTCACGTGTCGTACTATTTATTGCAAGATGAAAATTGGTCGTGAAATTCACAAAGGTTGAAGGTATTGTTCAGAAAATGTGTAGAATTCAAGACAATGACCTAAAATATATGAATGTATATTAAAAGAAGCATACTATAATAATTAGAAATGAAGTACCGCACTTTTGAAACTTAAATAAAGTTATCTCAGCTTGTGTGTTTTCATTCATGAGAATTTATAGAAACTACGAGTTTCATGCTACACAAGGTTTCTTTTACTTTAGGCTGTTTTACGGGTCAAAATTTATTCAGGAATGTAGCTGTGGATTTGCACTTCTAACTTGAGCACACAAAAAATTTTCAGATACACTGGAAGATATAAAAAGGTAGTTCCATATAGAAaaatactgtatatatatatatatatacatatatatatatatatacacacaaacttGCACATTTGCACATAGTGGGAACTCTTTCAACAATTTAACACATAAACATTACAATCCAGAAGAAGGATTAATATAACAAAAAAGTGGCGAGGTTGGCCAAAGTATATCTCTGGCCTTTTAGGTATACATTTATGCAATGGCGTCATGTTTCTTAAGAAACCTCAGAATTTCCCAGAATAATGCGTCTTCTCTATGCACTGGCATGTAATATCAAAGTGAAGACTGCAGTTCCGCCTTTGCATTGTAAACACCAGAGTGCATTTGCCGCTGTCGGTTTGTCAGTCTGGGTTGCCAAGAAATTATGATTTTTTTTCTATAGAACCCTTGTCCCGCATACCTATGGTCACTTGTGTACTGTCCTCATCGAATGAAATACAATACAGAAACTCGAAAGTATAACACCTGTTACATGTACTTAAGAGAGAGTACATCCTCAAGCCTCCACATGTAATCAACTAAAAGAGGCATGGATTTTAGTTGAAATGCAAAACCAAAAATTATGCCAATTTCGTGCAAACTGGAGACAGCAGAAGCGAAAGTGGGCATATTAGTTAGCTCTAAATTAATTTCATGGTATATTATGATAACTATATATAGTACAATAAGCTTTTGTGAGCCAAGCCACTCAGTTACGCTTAATGCACAGATCCAAATGTTCAACAGAAGCTCATCTGGTAAGGAAAGAATAGGATTGGCACAAAACATGCACTTGCTCAATAAAAATATTGATATACAGATTCTGATGTTTAAAGGTGCATTGCTTTTCATCAACAAGGTGAACAACACCTGTATAAGGTCCCCCCACCCCCCTATTCAGAACGCAGAATCTCTATTCTAATACTTTTATTTGGCATGTTCATGTTTTACCATATACTGTAGACTCccgtaagggccgcacccccatCTTGGCAgccaaaaatatgaagaaaaaaaatgtcattgaAGAAGCAATGGCTTTCAGTGCCCTTATGCAAGCGCTTCAGAAAATTTTCACACGCTGCGTAATTCCGTGTGCCCCTACTAGATGGCAAGAGCTGCGtgttgacctctgatgcaatggtacatTCAAGGATCCAGAGCGTGCAGTAGTCGCCACCATACCGGCACCATTTCGAACAAAAGGTTTGGTCCCATGTAAGGGGCACACCTTGTCaaaattgagagaaaaaaaaaaagtgcagcctTTATATGAGTCTATAAGGTATATCAATTACTGAATAATCAGGCATTTTAGCATATATGTCACACACTGCAATTAAGCCTTCAAGAGGTTTATTATTAAACATGTTAAATTAAACACTCTTAAGCAATCGTGTTACATGAAAACCCTACATGAAGTGCAGAAGTAAAACAGAAGACTGGAGCCCTTGCACTTTCAGTGACATAGCAAAATGAATGCATGTGAGAACATCATAGAAGAGATtgggactttctttttttcgtatcatGTTTCAGTTCAACTTTAGAGCAAGAAATATGTAAACCAAATTGGCTTTCAGCAAGGACATAGTTACAGCCCCAAATTATATGTGTCTGTTATTATAAATATTAGACAATGAATACAGATTATTGAAGATTTTTAACATTGCTTTCTTTAATAGAAAATAGTAACCATATAGTAATATAACATGTTTTATATGCTTTGTATATAAGCAACTTCCCCCATTTTGGCCATCatggacatgaaaaaaaaaggagtgcttAGACTtcaatgagaaagagagagaaaatatttaGTGATGTGAAATAATGATAAGAACGACAGATATCATTGAAATTTTAAAGAATGTCAGAGCATTGCATTCCAATACATGGCCATGAGGATGCTGCGACGGGGGCTCTAGATTATTTGCAGCCACCTGAAGTTTTCCAATGTGCACAACATCTTAGTGCATGGGCATATTTCAGCCAATtaataataagaaagaaaagacgcAAATATAATGCGATGCTGGAATCTAGGATGTGAAGCTTGTTAGAGTTAGTGAGGTAGCAGCTGTAGCAGATGACATGGGCATAGTATGGTCGCCTGTAACTGTTAGCTGTCTGCGTCACGAGGATGAAGGCTATGTGCAATGCTTTTCGAGAGAAGAATGTTGACTAGAAGTGTACGGACAGAAAGATCCACCATACATCTAAACACATTTAAGGCTTCGTGCCAGTTGCACCACAGTGACACATACATTCTgatggattggccaagaatggacACCTACTCAATGACCCAGCTTGTCTGCTAGGCCAgacagcagcaagttgtctatcCAGGCGGACACCCAATGGAATGAGTTGTCTACTTGGCAAAGTATGCGTACCTGGTGGCCCCAGTTGCCTTTACCTGTGGCAGACAGCGCAATTCTAACTCTTGAGCTAAATTGCTTGGCAAGGTGGACActacttctacaagaaatcaaaatgctcaaTTAAATATTTAACATAATTGCACAACCTTTgcgttgtgggatcgttccccacctgcggcaagttgttttttcatcgactttcatttccattaatttattgtttctttatttcatttattaagcacaagtgatctcccctatattgtcctcggtgtcagtgtttgctggcttcttatgatacggcTAATAAAagttgggcccctcggttaaccccctttattctcgtttattatataccgagggtctcgaatccggcaacattgatgctttcagatagcatgtgtgggtttattgaccggttgccttctttcgaaaagatcacgttctcatgacgcctgcggcaggaaggatgttccacatccgccgccaaagtctgtgagtggtggcgcgcCAGTGTTcaactaggaaacataaatacccaagaaaatggacTGGGAAATGGTGCCAcagtagctcaattgatagagcatcacatgcgaaatgcaaaggttgtgacCTTTGCATTTGTGaccgttccccacttgcggcaagttgttttttcatccactttcatttctattaatttatcatttccttatttcatttattaagcacaagtgatctcccctatattgtccttcgtgtcagtgtttgttggcttcttatatgatatgactaataaaaatcaggcccctcggttaaccccctttcttctcgacaAAATACATAGGCGTTCCAagtcacttttgtgcttcaatgaataaaacatgtttcctaaaaagtaagtggaacaacacagtgcatttttacgggaAGTTTGGCCGCGCATGTCAtaaaaccggtgccatcctcagaattcaaaTTAAGTTGTTATGCCTTGCTAGGTCAATGGCTACAATTAGTAGagtgcaatatgtgctgtaaattaATTAGTGAAATTCTGTTCATTAGTCAATTCTACGTTATTGCCTGATGAAGTAATGCCCGTATCGTCTAGTAATTTAGTTC encodes:
- the CCT7 gene encoding chaperonin containing TCP1 subunit 7 encodes the protein MMQAPIILLKEGTENSQGKPQVISNINACQAIADAVRTTLGPRGMDKLIVDSSGKTTISNDGATIMKQLDIVHPAARTLTDIAKSQDSEVGDGTTTVVLLASEFLKQCKPYVEESIHPQVIIRSLRKAVELAVAKIREIAVTVQKGKEQRELLERCAMTTLGSKLIAGQKEFFARMVVEAVMQLDELLPLNMIGIKKVQGGALEDSMLVSGVAFKKTFSYAGFEMQPKKYENPKIALLNIELELKAERDNAEVRVQSVQEYQNVVDAEWEVLYEKLRKIHESGARVVLSKLPIGDVATQFFADRDMFCAGRVTDEDLRRTAKACGGAILSTVFDLQESNLGSCALLEEIQIGGERYNLFTGCPQTRTVTIILRGGAEQFIDETERSLHDAIMIVRRALKNDAVVAGGGAIEMELSKHLRDYSRSVAGKEQLLVAAMAKALEVIPRQLCDNAGIDATTLLNKLRQRHAAGDIWAGVDILQGDVVDNLKACVWEPAVVKINALVAATEAACLVLSVDETIKAPKSGGDDEGRGRPF